In a genomic window of Cuculus canorus isolate bCucCan1 chromosome Z, bCucCan1.pri, whole genome shotgun sequence:
- the ZCCHC9 gene encoding zinc finger CCHC domain-containing protein 9: protein MTRWARRSGPGGERALDATPWEEMAGGPGPRPRGKEQEKGKKKKNRKKKDYLNEDVNDFVAFLRESRPSGAGAGAEGAELEKEVALALKRDKRREDRRLKRQEKKKNDMVCFHCREPGHGVADCPVVLESQDMGTGICYRCGSTEHDISKCKAKVDPAAGAFPYAKCFICGEMGHLSRSCPDNPKGLYAEGGSCKLCGSVEHFKKDCPEKQNLDQVTVGRWAAGMSADYEEIMETSKLPKPKGKVAKVVTF from the exons ATGACGAGATGGGCCCGGCGGAGCGGCCCAGGTGGGGAGAGGGCGCTGGATGCCACCCCGTGGGAGGAGATGGCTGGTGGCCCCGGCCCGCGCCCCCGCGGGAAGGAgcaagagaaggggaagaagaagaagaacaggaagaaaaaggactACCTTAACGAAGACGTGAACGATTTTGTGGCGTTCCTGAGGGAAAGCCGGCCGAGCGGGGCGGGCGCCGGAGCAGAGGGAgcggagctggagaaggaggtggcGTTGGCCTTGAAGAGGGACAAGCGGCGGGAGGATAGGAGGCTGAAgaggcaagaaaagaagaaaaatgatatg gtaTGTTTCCACTGTAGGGAACCTGGCCATGGTGTGGCTGATTGTCCTGTAGTACTGGAAAGTCAAGATATGGGCACAGGAATCTGTTACCGGTGTGGATCCACAGAACATGACATCAGCAAATGCAAAGCGAAAGTAGATCCAGCGGCTG GGGCATTTCCATATGCAAAATGTTTCATCTGTGGTGAGATGGGTCATCTGTCAAGGTCATGTCCAGATAATCCCAAGGGACTATATGCTGAAG GTGGCAGCTGCAAACTTTGTGGTTCTGTGGAGCACTTCAAAAAAGACTGTCCGGAAAAGCAGAACTTAG ATCAGGTTACAGTTGGGCGATGGGCCGCTGGAATGAGTGCAGATTATGAAGAAATTATGGAAACATCGAAGCTGCCAAAACCAAAAGGGAAGGTAGCCAAAGTTGTTACTTTCTGA